The segment CCAGAAATAATTTTAAAATTGGGCCATCAGCATCAATGCCAAAAGAAATCATAGAAGGTTTTGCTTATCTGAAAAAAGCTGCCGCTTATGCCAACTGCGATTTGGGTGTTCTTTCAACCGAAAAACGCGACGCCATAGCAGCCGTTTGCGACGAAATCCTAGCCGGGAAATTAGCTGATGAATTTCCATTAGTCATTTGGCAAACCGGTTCAGGAACACAAAGCAATATGAACGTAAACGAAGTTATTGCCAATCGTGCTCAGGTTTTAGCCGGATTTAAAATCGGAGAAGGCGAACAATTGGTAAAAGCCAATGACGATGTGAACAAATCGCAATCATCAAACGATACGTTCCCAACAGGAATGCACATTGCCTGTTATAAAGCTGCTGTAGAAACTACAATTCCCGGAGTTGAAAAACTTCGCAATACGTTAGATGCAAAAGCAAAGGAATACATGAATGTGGTAAAAATCGGAAGAACGCACTTAATGGATGCCACTCCTTTGACTCTTGGACAGGAAATTTCAGGTTATGTTGCCCAATTAAATTACGGAATAAAAGCATTAAAAAATACGCTTTCCCATTTATCAGAAGTTGCCCTTGGCGGAACGGCCGTTGGTACAGGATTAAATACTCCAGCTGGTTATGACGTTAAAGTAGCCGAATATATTGCCAAATTTACAGGTCATCCATTTGTGACTGCACCAAATAAATTTGAAGCTTTGGCTTCTCACGACGCTATTGTTGAAGCTCATGGTGCTTTAAAACAATTGGCTGTTTCGTTAAATAAAATCGCAAATGATGTTCGTATGCTGGCTTCTGGTCCACGTTCCGGAATTGGGGAAATCCTGATTCCTGAAAACGAACCGGGTTCATCAATTATGCCTGGGAAAGTGAATCCAACGCAATGTGAAGCCTTGACTATGGTTTGTGCTCAGGTCATTGGTAATGATGTTGCAATTGCTGTTGGCGGCATGCAGGGTCATTATGAACTGAATGTTTTCAAACCGGTTATGGCAGCTAACTTTTTACAATCGGCTCGTTTGCTTGGTGATGCCTGTATTTCTTTTGAAGAACATTGCGCCAGCGGTATCGAACCAAATCACAAACGTATCAAAGAATTAGTTGATAATTCATTAATGCTGGTAACGGCTTTAAATACTAAGATTGGGTATTACAAATCGGCTGAAATTGCCCAAACAGCACATAAAAACGGAACAACTTTGAAAGAAGAAGCCGTTCGATTGGGGTATGTTTCTGCTGAAGATTTTGATGCCTGGGTAAAACCGGAAGACATGGTTGGCAGTTTGAAATAATTAAATTTCGACATAATTAAAATAAAAAAAATCCCGATTTACATCGGGATTTTTCGATCTGTCAAAATCAAACAAAACAATAATCAAACTATTTTTTCTTCATAAACATATTGGTGTAATACTTTTTTCCGGTTGTTTCATCAACTGTTACGGATATACCCAAATGAGTGTAATTACCTTCGATGTTAGCTTTGTGAGCTGGGCTGTTCAACCACGCACTCATTGCGCTTTCTGGGGTTTGGTAGTTGTAGGCAATGTTCTCACCTACTCTTTCTGCTCCTAATACCTGGATCAGATTGTTAGATCTTTGTTGGAAATAATCATGATTTACTACATCATTATCAATCATATAAATATTGTGCTCTTGTGATTTGTAAGAGATATGATTAATTACTTCAAGTGTATTCAATCCAACACTTGCACGATAATCATTGATAAGTGTAACAAGTCT is part of the Flavobacterium sangjuense genome and harbors:
- the fumC gene encoding class II fumarate hydratase, coding for MEYRIEKDTMGEVKVPADKYWGAQTERSRNNFKIGPSASMPKEIIEGFAYLKKAAAYANCDLGVLSTEKRDAIAAVCDEILAGKLADEFPLVIWQTGSGTQSNMNVNEVIANRAQVLAGFKIGEGEQLVKANDDVNKSQSSNDTFPTGMHIACYKAAVETTIPGVEKLRNTLDAKAKEYMNVVKIGRTHLMDATPLTLGQEISGYVAQLNYGIKALKNTLSHLSEVALGGTAVGTGLNTPAGYDVKVAEYIAKFTGHPFVTAPNKFEALASHDAIVEAHGALKQLAVSLNKIANDVRMLASGPRSGIGEILIPENEPGSSIMPGKVNPTQCEALTMVCAQVIGNDVAIAVGGMQGHYELNVFKPVMAANFLQSARLLGDACISFEEHCASGIEPNHKRIKELVDNSLMLVTALNTKIGYYKSAEIAQTAHKNGTTLKEEAVRLGYVSAEDFDAWVKPEDMVGSLK
- a CDS encoding CAP domain-containing protein — its product is MKAKMFRALLPLAIVFTMVSCSSDSSEGSSTENKIVTTYNYNETELRLVTLINDYRASVGLNTLEVINHISYKSQEHNIYMIDNDVVNHDYFQQRSNNLIQVLGAERVGENIAYNYQTPESAMSAWLNSPAHKANIEGNYTHLGISVTVDETTGKKYYTNMFMKKK